DNA sequence from the Tepidisphaeraceae bacterium genome:
ATACAACGACGTTGTTCCGTTCACGGCGCACTACACGCCAGCCGATCTTCCCCCTACTATTCCACGCGTGCCCGACTCGCCCCGCTATCTCACGCCGTACGTGAACGCCGCCCGCCGGCATGGGGGTGGGTTTGAATCGCTGTTGTGGGCCAGCCAGCAGACGCAGGCGGCCAGGTTCGGCGCGCTGGTGCAGTTGGCATCGCCGAAGGGCCAGAGCGTGCTGGACGTGGGGTGTGGCCGGGCGGATTTTCTCGACTACTGCATCGCCACCGGCGTGCCACCGGCCGACTACGTCGGCATCGAGGCCGTGCCCGCGCTCGCCGATGCTGCCGAGGCCAAGCGGTTGGCGAACGTGACGATCAAGCGCGCCGACTTCGTGCAGCACCCGCTTTCGATGTTCGTTGCGGCCGACGTGATCGTGTTCAGCGGGTCGCTGAACACGCTTGACCCCACCTCGTTTTACGCGACGATTCGCCGGGCGTTCGACGCCACCGCCAGTGTGCTCGCGTTCAACTTCCTCTGCTCGCCGGGGTTGGCCGCTGCGGAGTTTCTGCACTGGCACCGCGTGACCGACGTGCTAACGTTCGCGCGGTCGCTGTCGGACGACGTGACAAGCTTAACGGACTACTTGGACGGCGACGCGACCGTCGCAATGCGCAAACCATGACCACCGGCCGAATCGACATCCACTCGCACCTGCTGCCCAACCTGGACGACGGTTGCCAGAGCCTCGAGGAATCGCTTGCGTGCGCCCGCGCGATGGTGGCGGCCGGTTACACGCATTCGTTCTGCACGCCGCACGTCTGGACGAGTCTGCCGAACAACAACGTTTCCAAGATTCCGATCGCGATGCGCAACCTGCAGCTTGCGCTCGACGATGCCGTCATTCCGCTGAAGCTGCTGCCCGGCGGCGAGAACAACTTCACCGAGCTGCAGGGCCTGTGGGAGGCCGACCTGGTCACCTACAACATGGCCGGGCATTACGTGCTGGCCGACATCTGGGTCGAGGCGATGCCGAGCTACTTCTACGAGCAGGTGAAGCGCCTGCAGGACCGCGGGCTGACGGTGGTGCTGGCCCACCCCGAGCGCATGCGTGCCGTGCAGGAGCGCCCTGATCTGGCGGATGAATTCGCCGACCTCGGCCTGCTGCTGCAGGGCAACCTGCAATGCTTCGGCGACCCGCCACACGCGCTGACGCGCCAGGTGGCCGAGCTGTACCTCAGCGAGGGACGTTACACGTTTTTGGGTAGCGACCTGCACAATCTTAAGTCGCTGCCAATTCGTCTAAATGGGTTGAAGAACGCGATCTCGCTGGTTGGGAATGAAGTGGTCGATCAGTTGACCATCACCAATCCGCAGCGGTTGATTCACGGGATAAGCTGAGCCCCACGCCAGCAGGCACGTACCGTCGTCCCGAGAGGGTGTTAAAGAACGCGCTCGCGTTCGCCTTTCACGTGGCATGGGCGTCTCGCCCATGCCTGTGGACTGGAACGGGAAATGCCATTTGCTGGCGATTGCGCTGACCACGCCGCAGGCTCTAATCGTATCTACCGGCCTCACGACACGCATGGGCGAGACGCCCATGCCACGGTCGGAGCGGACGCAGCGTTGTTCTTCGATACCTTCTGAGGTACTCCGAAGGATGACGA
Encoded proteins:
- a CDS encoding methyltransferase domain-containing protein, coding for MTLYNDVVPFTAHYTPADLPPTIPRVPDSPRYLTPYVNAARRHGGGFESLLWASQQTQAARFGALVQLASPKGQSVLDVGCGRADFLDYCIATGVPPADYVGIEAVPALADAAEAKRLANVTIKRADFVQHPLSMFVAADVIVFSGSLNTLDPTSFYATIRRAFDATASVLAFNFLCSPGLAAAEFLHWHRVTDVLTFARSLSDDVTSLTDYLDGDATVAMRKP
- a CDS encoding CpsB/CapC family capsule biosynthesis tyrosine phosphatase, which produces MTTGRIDIHSHLLPNLDDGCQSLEESLACARAMVAAGYTHSFCTPHVWTSLPNNNVSKIPIAMRNLQLALDDAVIPLKLLPGGENNFTELQGLWEADLVTYNMAGHYVLADIWVEAMPSYFYEQVKRLQDRGLTVVLAHPERMRAVQERPDLADEFADLGLLLQGNLQCFGDPPHALTRQVAELYLSEGRYTFLGSDLHNLKSLPIRLNGLKNAISLVGNEVVDQLTITNPQRLIHGIS